From Drosophila nasuta strain 15112-1781.00 chromosome X, ASM2355853v1, whole genome shotgun sequence, one genomic window encodes:
- the LOC132797093 gene encoding protein vav isoform X1 yields the protein MASNSFGSTGVAAAMTSTSSAAAAAAAVGADNGDLWRECVAWLVRCKVIAIDHKAALPDAEIRILAMTLRDGVLLCNLVIHLDPTSMDARDFNRKPQMAQFLCCKNIKMFLDVCHNHFNIRDADLFEPTMLYDLSNFHRVLITLSKLSQCRKVQQLHPELLGFNLQLSPSERSHSDEAIYKDLHSTHDMKKASSIDATTTTGSSSSEYYERTSHSGSLSVEDENSDITIENGTEDIDDYIEDSLSNMCDASIEHDAIGNEHHQSVQGQLRALSFDLSLDVEPSSCSNDCVTPTPTPQAEAPRASTSAAAAAAATSAAEVEATTSSSAIGSIPAGSISSTSSLFVSESQRLQRAAAAVYNYRSSMQMSTEHEYAYINDIYSEDDEKVYEDLCYVTFQSKVKPETQSTTSFEQRDYVIRELIDTESNYLDVLNALKAKFMLPLERHLNQEELRLIFPRIRELADIHTRFLEKLRESLSTMAKQKMGQVFLEFREPFLIYGEYCSNLLNAIDYLADICKKNQIIDQLVQKCEREYNVGKLQLRDILSVPMQRILKYHLLLDKLVKETSPLHEDYRSLERAKDAMIDVSQYINEVKRDSDHLVIIQKVKDSIFDLNLPQNGNDLLKYGRLLLDGDLHIKAHEDQKTKMRYAFVFDKILILVKSLHIKTGDMQYTYRDSHNLADYRVEQSHSRRTLGRDTRFKYQLLLARKSAKTAFTLYLKSEPERDKWRKALTEAMENLDPPGCRNTDHKMEIYTFDAPTTCRHCSKFLKGRIHQGYRCKVCQISVHRGCISSTGRCKQNPVSIPPPVCDRQLSEFNWFVGNMDRETAANRLENRRIGTYLLRVRPQGASSPHETMYALSLKTDDHVIKHMKINQENDGESMLYCLSSRRHFKTIVELVSYYERNDLGENFAGLNQSLQWPFREVIATALYDYEPKAGSNQLQLRTDCQVLVIGKDGDSKGWWRGKIGDTVGYFPKEYVQEHPVTSDEL from the exons ATGGCCTCCAACAGTTTTGGCAGCACTGGAGTCGCTGCAGCAATGACCTCGACATCCtcagcagccgccgccgctgccgcagtTGGCGCAGACAATGGCGATTTGTGGCGCGAATGCGTTGCATGGCTGGTGCGTTGCAAGGTAATTGCCATAGATCACAAGGCGGCACTTCCCGATGCCGAAATACGCATTCTTGCGATGACACTGCGAGATGGTGTCTTGTTGTGCAACCTGGTCATCCATCTGGATCCCACCAGCATGGATGCACGCGACTTTAACCGCAAGCCACAAATGGCGCAG TTTCTTTGCTGCAAGAACATCAAGATGTTTCTGGATGTGTGCCACAATCATTTCAACATTCGTGATGCGGATCTGTTTGAGCCCACAATGCTCTACGATTTAAGCAACTTCCATCGTGTGCTCATCACGCTCTCCAAGCTGTCGCAGTGCCGCAAGGTTCAACAACTGCATCCCGAGTTGCT TGGCTTCAATCTGCAGCTGTCGCCCAGTGAGCGTTCGCATTCGGATGAGGCGATTTACAAGGATTTGCATTCGAC CCATGACATGAAGAAGGCGAGCAGCATCGAtgccacaaccacaacaggcTCCTCATCATCGGAATATTACGAGCGCACCTCGCACAGCGGTTCACTTTCGGTGGAGGATGAGAACAGCGATATAACCATTGAGAACGGCACCGAAGACATCGATGATTACATCGAGGATTCGCTGTCGAATATGTGTGATGCCAGCATCGAACATGATGCCATCGGGAATGAACATCATCAATCCGTCCAGGGTCAGTTACGTGCTCTCTCCTTTGATTTGTCCCTCGATGTGGAgcccagcagctgcagcaatgATTGTGTCAcaccaacgccaacgccacaAGCGGAAGCGCCACGCGCCAGCACATCAGCTGCCGCTGCGGCAGCGGCGACTTCAGCTGCTGAAGTTGAAGCAACGACGAGCAGCTCGGCAATTGGCTCAATTCCAGCTGGCAGCATCTCGTCCACATCCTCGCTGTTTGTCAGCGAGAGTCAGAGGTTGCAACgtgctgctgccgccgtttACAATTATCGCTCGTCGATGCAAATGTCCACGGAGCACGAGTATGCGTACATCAATGACATCTACAGCGAGGACGATGAAAAGGTCTATGAGGATCTGTGCTATGTCACGTTCCAGTCCAAGGTCAAACCAGAG ACACAATCGACGACCAGCTTCGAGCAGCGCGACTATGTTATACGCGAACTCATCGACACGGAATCCAACTATTTGGATGTGCTCAATGCGCTGAAGGCAAAGTTTATGCTGCCACTCGAAAGGCATCTCAATCAGGAGGAGCTGCGCCTCATATTTCCGCGAATACGg GAACTGGCTGACATACATACCAGATTTCTAGAGAAACTCCGCGAATCGCTGTCAACGATGGCAAAGCAAAAAATGGGTCAggtatttttggaatttcgCGAACCATTTCTCATCTACGGCGAGTATTGCTCGAATTTGCTGAATGCCATCGACTATCTGGCCGATATTTGCAAGAAGAATCAAATCATCGATCAGCTGGTACAGAAATGTGAACGTGAATATAATGTGGGCAAACTGCAGCTGCGAGACATATTATCGGTGCCCATGCAACGCATACTCAAGTATCATCTGCTGCTGGACAAGCTGGTGAAGGAGACATCGCCGCTGCACGAAGATTATCGTTCGTTGGAGCGTGCCAAGGACGCGATGATCGATGTGTCGCAATATATTAACGAAGTGAAACGCGATTCCGATCATCTGGTTATCATACAAAAGGTCAAAGATAGCATATTCGATTTGAATTTGCCCCAAAATGGCAACGATCTGCTCAAATACGGCCGCCTGCTGCTCGATGGGGATCTGCACATCAAGGCGCACGAGGATCAAAAGACCAAAATGCGTTATGCGTTCGTGTTTGACAAAATCCTCATACTGGTCAAATCGCTGCACATCAAAACCGGCGACATGCAATACACGTATCGGGATTCACACAATCTCGCCGATTATCGCGTCGAACAGAGTCATTCGCGTCGCACGCTTGGCCGAGATACACGCTTCAAGTACCAGCTACTTTTGGCCCGCAAATCAGCTAAAACTGCATTCACTCTCTATCTAAAGTCGGAGCCGGAACGCGACAAGTGGCGCAAGGCGCTTACCGAAGCCAT GGAAAACTTAGATCCGCCGGGTTGTCGCAATACGGATCATAAAATGGAAATCTACACGTTCGATGCGCCCACCACGTGCCGGCATTGCTCCAAATTTCTCAAGGGACGCATACATCAGGGCTATCGCTGCAAAGTGTGCCAAATAAGCGTGCACAGAGGTTGCATTTCGTCCACGGGTCGCTGCAAACAGAATCCGGTTAGCATACCGCCGCCAGTCTGCGATCGCCAACTGTCCGAGTTCAACTGGTTTGTGGGCAACATGGATCGCGAGACGGCAGCCAATCGGTTAGAGAATCGACGCATTGGCACATATCTGTTGCGTGTGCGTCCTCAAGGTGCCTCCTCGCCACACGAGACGATGTATGCGCTCAGCTTAAA AACGGATGATCATGTGATCAAGCATATGAAAATCAATCAGGAAAACGATGGCGAGTCCATGCTCTACTGCCTATCGTCACGACGCCATTTCAAGACCATTGTGGAGCTGGTTTCCTACTACGAGCGCAACGATCTGGGTGAAAACTTTGCCGG GCTGAATCAGTCATTACAGTGGCCCTTCCGTGAAGTGATTGCCACCGCGCTTTATGATTACGAGCCAAAAGCTGGCAGCaatcagctgcagctgcgcaCTGATTGCCAGGTACTTGTGATTGGCAAGGATGGCGACAGCAAAGGCTGGTGGCGTGGCAAAATTGGTGATACG GTTGGCTATTTTCCCAAGGAATACGTGCAGGAGCATCCTGTGACCAGCGATGAGCTTTGA
- the LOC132797093 gene encoding protein vav isoform X2 → MASNSFGSTGVAAAMTSTSSAAAAAAAVGADNGDLWRECVAWLVRCKVIAIDHKAALPDAEIRILAMTLRDGVLLCNLVIHLDPTSMDARDFNRKPQMAQFLCCKNIKMFLDVCHNHFNIRDADLFEPTMLYDLSNFHRVLITLSKLSQCRKVQQLHPELLGFNLQLSPSERSHSDEAIYKDLHSTTTDNIACNGTVYDHTNTKEEEVYQDLCALHRTSRGQTQSTTSFEQRDYVIRELIDTESNYLDVLNALKAKFMLPLERHLNQEELRLIFPRIRELADIHTRFLEKLRESLSTMAKQKMGQVFLEFREPFLIYGEYCSNLLNAIDYLADICKKNQIIDQLVQKCEREYNVGKLQLRDILSVPMQRILKYHLLLDKLVKETSPLHEDYRSLERAKDAMIDVSQYINEVKRDSDHLVIIQKVKDSIFDLNLPQNGNDLLKYGRLLLDGDLHIKAHEDQKTKMRYAFVFDKILILVKSLHIKTGDMQYTYRDSHNLADYRVEQSHSRRTLGRDTRFKYQLLLARKSAKTAFTLYLKSEPERDKWRKALTEAMENLDPPGCRNTDHKMEIYTFDAPTTCRHCSKFLKGRIHQGYRCKVCQISVHRGCISSTGRCKQNPVSIPPPVCDRQLSEFNWFVGNMDRETAANRLENRRIGTYLLRVRPQGASSPHETMYALSLKTDDHVIKHMKINQENDGESMLYCLSSRRHFKTIVELVSYYERNDLGENFAGLNQSLQWPFREVIATALYDYEPKAGSNQLQLRTDCQVLVIGKDGDSKGWWRGKIGDTVGYFPKEYVQEHPVTSDEL, encoded by the exons ATGGCCTCCAACAGTTTTGGCAGCACTGGAGTCGCTGCAGCAATGACCTCGACATCCtcagcagccgccgccgctgccgcagtTGGCGCAGACAATGGCGATTTGTGGCGCGAATGCGTTGCATGGCTGGTGCGTTGCAAGGTAATTGCCATAGATCACAAGGCGGCACTTCCCGATGCCGAAATACGCATTCTTGCGATGACACTGCGAGATGGTGTCTTGTTGTGCAACCTGGTCATCCATCTGGATCCCACCAGCATGGATGCACGCGACTTTAACCGCAAGCCACAAATGGCGCAG TTTCTTTGCTGCAAGAACATCAAGATGTTTCTGGATGTGTGCCACAATCATTTCAACATTCGTGATGCGGATCTGTTTGAGCCCACAATGCTCTACGATTTAAGCAACTTCCATCGTGTGCTCATCACGCTCTCCAAGCTGTCGCAGTGCCGCAAGGTTCAACAACTGCATCCCGAGTTGCT TGGCTTCAATCTGCAGCTGTCGCCCAGTGAGCGTTCGCATTCGGATGAGGCGATTTACAAGGATTTGCATTCGAC TACCACCGACAATATTGCATGCAATGGAACTGTTTATGATCACACCAACACTAAAGAAGAGGAGGTCTATCAAGATTTGTGCGCCCTGCACAGAACGAGTAGAGGCCAG ACACAATCGACGACCAGCTTCGAGCAGCGCGACTATGTTATACGCGAACTCATCGACACGGAATCCAACTATTTGGATGTGCTCAATGCGCTGAAGGCAAAGTTTATGCTGCCACTCGAAAGGCATCTCAATCAGGAGGAGCTGCGCCTCATATTTCCGCGAATACGg GAACTGGCTGACATACATACCAGATTTCTAGAGAAACTCCGCGAATCGCTGTCAACGATGGCAAAGCAAAAAATGGGTCAggtatttttggaatttcgCGAACCATTTCTCATCTACGGCGAGTATTGCTCGAATTTGCTGAATGCCATCGACTATCTGGCCGATATTTGCAAGAAGAATCAAATCATCGATCAGCTGGTACAGAAATGTGAACGTGAATATAATGTGGGCAAACTGCAGCTGCGAGACATATTATCGGTGCCCATGCAACGCATACTCAAGTATCATCTGCTGCTGGACAAGCTGGTGAAGGAGACATCGCCGCTGCACGAAGATTATCGTTCGTTGGAGCGTGCCAAGGACGCGATGATCGATGTGTCGCAATATATTAACGAAGTGAAACGCGATTCCGATCATCTGGTTATCATACAAAAGGTCAAAGATAGCATATTCGATTTGAATTTGCCCCAAAATGGCAACGATCTGCTCAAATACGGCCGCCTGCTGCTCGATGGGGATCTGCACATCAAGGCGCACGAGGATCAAAAGACCAAAATGCGTTATGCGTTCGTGTTTGACAAAATCCTCATACTGGTCAAATCGCTGCACATCAAAACCGGCGACATGCAATACACGTATCGGGATTCACACAATCTCGCCGATTATCGCGTCGAACAGAGTCATTCGCGTCGCACGCTTGGCCGAGATACACGCTTCAAGTACCAGCTACTTTTGGCCCGCAAATCAGCTAAAACTGCATTCACTCTCTATCTAAAGTCGGAGCCGGAACGCGACAAGTGGCGCAAGGCGCTTACCGAAGCCAT GGAAAACTTAGATCCGCCGGGTTGTCGCAATACGGATCATAAAATGGAAATCTACACGTTCGATGCGCCCACCACGTGCCGGCATTGCTCCAAATTTCTCAAGGGACGCATACATCAGGGCTATCGCTGCAAAGTGTGCCAAATAAGCGTGCACAGAGGTTGCATTTCGTCCACGGGTCGCTGCAAACAGAATCCGGTTAGCATACCGCCGCCAGTCTGCGATCGCCAACTGTCCGAGTTCAACTGGTTTGTGGGCAACATGGATCGCGAGACGGCAGCCAATCGGTTAGAGAATCGACGCATTGGCACATATCTGTTGCGTGTGCGTCCTCAAGGTGCCTCCTCGCCACACGAGACGATGTATGCGCTCAGCTTAAA AACGGATGATCATGTGATCAAGCATATGAAAATCAATCAGGAAAACGATGGCGAGTCCATGCTCTACTGCCTATCGTCACGACGCCATTTCAAGACCATTGTGGAGCTGGTTTCCTACTACGAGCGCAACGATCTGGGTGAAAACTTTGCCGG GCTGAATCAGTCATTACAGTGGCCCTTCCGTGAAGTGATTGCCACCGCGCTTTATGATTACGAGCCAAAAGCTGGCAGCaatcagctgcagctgcgcaCTGATTGCCAGGTACTTGTGATTGGCAAGGATGGCGACAGCAAAGGCTGGTGGCGTGGCAAAATTGGTGATACG GTTGGCTATTTTCCCAAGGAATACGTGCAGGAGCATCCTGTGACCAGCGATGAGCTTTGA
- the LOC132797093 gene encoding protein vav isoform X3 has translation MASNSFGSTGVAAAMTSTSSAAAAAAAVGADNGDLWRECVAWLVRCKVIAIDHKAALPDAEIRILAMTLRDGVLLCNLVIHLDPTSMDARDFNRKPQMAQFLCCKNIKMFLDVCHNHFNIRDADLFEPTMLYDLSNFHRVLITLSKLSQCRKVQQLHPELLGFNLQLSPSERSHSDEAIYKDLHSTHDMKKASSIDATTTTGSSSSEYYERTSHSGSLSVEDENSDITIENGTEDIDDYIEDSLSNMCDASIEHDAIGNEHHQSVQGQLRALSFDLSLDVEPSSCSNDCVTPTPTPQAEAPRASTSAAAAAAATSAAEVEATTSSSAIGSIPAGSISSTSSLFVSESQRLQRAAAAVYNYRSSMQMSTEHEYAYINDIYSEDDEKVYEDLCYVTFQSKVKPEVTTDNIACNGTVYDHTNTKEEEVYQDLCALHRTSRGQTQSTTSFEQRDYVIRELIDTESNYLDVLNALKAKFMLPLERHLNQEELRLIFPRIRELADIHTRFLEKLRESLSTMAKQKMGQVFLEFREPFLIYGEYCSNLLNAIDYLADICKKNQIIDQLVQKCEREYNVGKLQLRDILSVPMQRILKYHLLLDKLVKETSPLHEDYRSLERAKDAMIDVSQYINEVKRDSDHLVIIQKVKDSIFDLNLPQNGNDLLKYGRLLLDGDLHIKAHEDQKTKMRYAFVFDKILILVKSLHIKTGDMQYTYRDSHNLADYRVEQSHSRRTLGRDTRFKYQLLLARKSAKTAFTLYLKSEPERDKWRKALTEAMENLDPPGCRNTDHKMEIYTFDAPTTCRHCSKFLKGRIHQGYRCKVCQISVHRGCISSTGRCKQNPVSIPPPVCDRQLSEFNWFVGNMDRETAANRLENRRIGTYLLRVRPQGASSPHETMYALSLKTDDHVIKHMKINQENDGESMLYCLSSRRHFKTIVELVSYYERNDLGENFAGLNQSLQWPFREVIATALYDYEPKAGSNQLQLRTDCQVLVIGKDGDSKGWWRGKIGDTVGYFPKEYVQEHPVTSDEL, from the exons ATGGCCTCCAACAGTTTTGGCAGCACTGGAGTCGCTGCAGCAATGACCTCGACATCCtcagcagccgccgccgctgccgcagtTGGCGCAGACAATGGCGATTTGTGGCGCGAATGCGTTGCATGGCTGGTGCGTTGCAAGGTAATTGCCATAGATCACAAGGCGGCACTTCCCGATGCCGAAATACGCATTCTTGCGATGACACTGCGAGATGGTGTCTTGTTGTGCAACCTGGTCATCCATCTGGATCCCACCAGCATGGATGCACGCGACTTTAACCGCAAGCCACAAATGGCGCAG TTTCTTTGCTGCAAGAACATCAAGATGTTTCTGGATGTGTGCCACAATCATTTCAACATTCGTGATGCGGATCTGTTTGAGCCCACAATGCTCTACGATTTAAGCAACTTCCATCGTGTGCTCATCACGCTCTCCAAGCTGTCGCAGTGCCGCAAGGTTCAACAACTGCATCCCGAGTTGCT TGGCTTCAATCTGCAGCTGTCGCCCAGTGAGCGTTCGCATTCGGATGAGGCGATTTACAAGGATTTGCATTCGAC CCATGACATGAAGAAGGCGAGCAGCATCGAtgccacaaccacaacaggcTCCTCATCATCGGAATATTACGAGCGCACCTCGCACAGCGGTTCACTTTCGGTGGAGGATGAGAACAGCGATATAACCATTGAGAACGGCACCGAAGACATCGATGATTACATCGAGGATTCGCTGTCGAATATGTGTGATGCCAGCATCGAACATGATGCCATCGGGAATGAACATCATCAATCCGTCCAGGGTCAGTTACGTGCTCTCTCCTTTGATTTGTCCCTCGATGTGGAgcccagcagctgcagcaatgATTGTGTCAcaccaacgccaacgccacaAGCGGAAGCGCCACGCGCCAGCACATCAGCTGCCGCTGCGGCAGCGGCGACTTCAGCTGCTGAAGTTGAAGCAACGACGAGCAGCTCGGCAATTGGCTCAATTCCAGCTGGCAGCATCTCGTCCACATCCTCGCTGTTTGTCAGCGAGAGTCAGAGGTTGCAACgtgctgctgccgccgtttACAATTATCGCTCGTCGATGCAAATGTCCACGGAGCACGAGTATGCGTACATCAATGACATCTACAGCGAGGACGATGAAAAGGTCTATGAGGATCTGTGCTATGTCACGTTCCAGTCCAAGGTCAAACCAGAGGT TACCACCGACAATATTGCATGCAATGGAACTGTTTATGATCACACCAACACTAAAGAAGAGGAGGTCTATCAAGATTTGTGCGCCCTGCACAGAACGAGTAGAGGCCAG ACACAATCGACGACCAGCTTCGAGCAGCGCGACTATGTTATACGCGAACTCATCGACACGGAATCCAACTATTTGGATGTGCTCAATGCGCTGAAGGCAAAGTTTATGCTGCCACTCGAAAGGCATCTCAATCAGGAGGAGCTGCGCCTCATATTTCCGCGAATACGg GAACTGGCTGACATACATACCAGATTTCTAGAGAAACTCCGCGAATCGCTGTCAACGATGGCAAAGCAAAAAATGGGTCAggtatttttggaatttcgCGAACCATTTCTCATCTACGGCGAGTATTGCTCGAATTTGCTGAATGCCATCGACTATCTGGCCGATATTTGCAAGAAGAATCAAATCATCGATCAGCTGGTACAGAAATGTGAACGTGAATATAATGTGGGCAAACTGCAGCTGCGAGACATATTATCGGTGCCCATGCAACGCATACTCAAGTATCATCTGCTGCTGGACAAGCTGGTGAAGGAGACATCGCCGCTGCACGAAGATTATCGTTCGTTGGAGCGTGCCAAGGACGCGATGATCGATGTGTCGCAATATATTAACGAAGTGAAACGCGATTCCGATCATCTGGTTATCATACAAAAGGTCAAAGATAGCATATTCGATTTGAATTTGCCCCAAAATGGCAACGATCTGCTCAAATACGGCCGCCTGCTGCTCGATGGGGATCTGCACATCAAGGCGCACGAGGATCAAAAGACCAAAATGCGTTATGCGTTCGTGTTTGACAAAATCCTCATACTGGTCAAATCGCTGCACATCAAAACCGGCGACATGCAATACACGTATCGGGATTCACACAATCTCGCCGATTATCGCGTCGAACAGAGTCATTCGCGTCGCACGCTTGGCCGAGATACACGCTTCAAGTACCAGCTACTTTTGGCCCGCAAATCAGCTAAAACTGCATTCACTCTCTATCTAAAGTCGGAGCCGGAACGCGACAAGTGGCGCAAGGCGCTTACCGAAGCCAT GGAAAACTTAGATCCGCCGGGTTGTCGCAATACGGATCATAAAATGGAAATCTACACGTTCGATGCGCCCACCACGTGCCGGCATTGCTCCAAATTTCTCAAGGGACGCATACATCAGGGCTATCGCTGCAAAGTGTGCCAAATAAGCGTGCACAGAGGTTGCATTTCGTCCACGGGTCGCTGCAAACAGAATCCGGTTAGCATACCGCCGCCAGTCTGCGATCGCCAACTGTCCGAGTTCAACTGGTTTGTGGGCAACATGGATCGCGAGACGGCAGCCAATCGGTTAGAGAATCGACGCATTGGCACATATCTGTTGCGTGTGCGTCCTCAAGGTGCCTCCTCGCCACACGAGACGATGTATGCGCTCAGCTTAAA AACGGATGATCATGTGATCAAGCATATGAAAATCAATCAGGAAAACGATGGCGAGTCCATGCTCTACTGCCTATCGTCACGACGCCATTTCAAGACCATTGTGGAGCTGGTTTCCTACTACGAGCGCAACGATCTGGGTGAAAACTTTGCCGG GCTGAATCAGTCATTACAGTGGCCCTTCCGTGAAGTGATTGCCACCGCGCTTTATGATTACGAGCCAAAAGCTGGCAGCaatcagctgcagctgcgcaCTGATTGCCAGGTACTTGTGATTGGCAAGGATGGCGACAGCAAAGGCTGGTGGCGTGGCAAAATTGGTGATACG GTTGGCTATTTTCCCAAGGAATACGTGCAGGAGCATCCTGTGACCAGCGATGAGCTTTGA
- the LOC132797096 gene encoding uncharacterized protein LOC132797096 encodes MEHHTYAKSGSKKWSAEEKRLLVTKRIEAEDLFSKYSSKQAEPWKKFKDMVRIGDYSERALRKQWLNMVQRYRIQKANMQVTPLNQQCIELLNEEWEFFGQIHAYMTQRTTDLHSYALKEPNVDASNNYNNIVAMRGLVNDHDCLAIKAAAVMQRHPLLRLPKLAEPTAEHQQQAATSNKLSIAEEQPIIKAEHIVYDDDFNALDDAFTDSLDSLATTSEPSDPVAIEVSDLSETDSIAASLKHETTTELPAAEPVATERIATAPCKEQGANHRKRKALTEREKYYRHRRRYDHRMELRLSAVCAVAGQLLERLVPDINVTPLLINIDNNEEFKCNSSCDDDDDDDDEEENNVKEEVDDQ; translated from the exons ATGGAGCACCACACTTATGCGAAAAGTGGCTCCAAGAAGT GGTCAGCTGAAGAGAAGCGTTTGCTAGTGACAAAACGCATTGAAGCCGAAGATTTGTTCTCTAAATACTCCTCGAAGCAGGCGGAACCATGGAA AAAGTTCAAGGACATGGTGAGAATCGGCGACTACAGCGAACGTGCGCTGAGAAAACAATGGCTTAACATGGTGCAACGTTACCGCATCCAGAAGGCAAACATGCAAGTGACACCGTTGAATCAACAGTGCATCGAGCTGCTCAATGAGGAGTGGGAGTTCTTTGGCCAAATACACGCCTATATGACGCAACGCACCACCGACCTGCATTCCTATGCGCTCAAAGAACCAAATGTGGATGCATCCAACAACTATAATAACATTGTGGCCATGCGTGGTCTGGTCAACGACCACGATTGCCTTGCCATCAAGGCGGCGGCTGTCATGCAACGTCATCCCCTGCTGCGTCTGCCCAAGCTGGCGGAGCCGACAGCggagcatcagcagcaggcagctACAAGCAACAAGTTGTCGATAGCCGAGGAGCAACCCATCATCAAAGCAGAGCATATTGTCTACGATGATGACTTCAATGCGCTGGACGACGCATTCACCGATTCACTGGATTCGCTGGCCACGACCTCGGAACCCTCGGATCCTGTGGCCATTGAGGTATCCGACTTGTCGGAAACCGATTCAATTGCTGCTTCGTTAAAGCATGAGACCACCACGGAGCTGCCGGCAGCTGAGCCAGTAGCCACAGAGCGGATTGCAACAGCGCCTTGCAAGGAGCAAGGAGCCAATCACAGGAAGCGTAAGGCATTGACGGAGCGTGAAAAGTATTATCGCCATCGACGCCGCTACGATCATCGCATGGAGTTGCGTCTGAGTGCAGTTTGCGCGGTTGCCGGGCAGCTTCTGGAGCGTTTGGTGCCCGATATCAATGTGACGCCGCTGCTCAtaaacatcgacaacaacgaGGAGTTtaagtgcaacagcagctgcgatgacgacgacgatgatgatgatgaggaggaGAATAATGTGAAGGAGGAGGTGGATGATCAATGA